A region from the Linepithema humile isolate Giens D197 chromosome 1, Lhum_UNIL_v1.0, whole genome shotgun sequence genome encodes:
- the Aplip1 gene encoding JNK-interacting protein 1 isoform X3: MADSEFEEFRQYFERLPQHLKAPLSNYTLVHDVMIDDSPTSSQGSDGEVGRSCDAVTGDSEDEEVVVIHRHDNQSGHTTPDDSEELDHHCSIIADSDFRLVTSRGRSVGGGGPGPGGGGITVSGNGGRDSVVSDVGDSCSSLNSWPTPEHVPANRPGSGGTERRRRRLPEIPKNKKSLPMCQTSMQTSSSLADELSAATGSTSARPHLVLRKYHPRLRHEDSSPDSERMATDSGHSTAHSPDNGPKSVSPIPCNTLQNTDSASPSSTPGSGGVPFTQLELLEATHRGLHKFIPRHHDEIDLEIGDPIYVQKEADDLWCEGVNLRTGRQGIFPSAYAVDMEYSDFDPTAPKVKRERYLLGYLGSVETLAHKGTGVVCQAVRRILRNSSQDPPISQSCILEVSDQGLRMVDRSKPRKSQGPCHDYFYSLKNVSFCAFHPRDHRYLGFITKHPTLQRFACHVFIGQDSTRPVAEAVGRAFHRFYTKFIETAFPIEDIYIE, encoded by the exons ATGGCCGACAGCGAATTTGAGGAATTCCGGCAGTACTTTGAGAGGCTGCCCCAGCACCTGAAAGCGCCGCTCTCTAACTACAC GCTCGTGCATGATGTGATGATCGATGATTCGCCCACATCCTCGCAAGGAAGCGACGGAGAAGTCGGCAGGTCCTGCGACGCCGTCACCGGCGATTCCGAAGATGAAGAAGTAGTCGTTATACACCGGCACGATAATCAAAGCGGACACACCACCCCCGATGACAGTGAAGAATTGGATCATCACTGCTCGATTATAGCTGACAGCGATTTTAGGTTGGTAACGTC CAGGGGTCGATCGGTAGGCGGCGGCGGACCAGGACCGGGCGGGGGTGGCATTACGGTATCCGGCAACGGAGGTCGGGACAGCGTTGTTAGCGACGTCGGCGATTCGTGTTCCAGTTTGAACTCCTGGCCTACGCCAGAGCATGTACCGGCGAATCGACCCGGGAGCGGCGGTACTGAGCGCAGACGTCGGAGATTGCCGGAAATTCCGAAAAACAAGAAAT CTCTGCCCATGTGTCAGACGTCCATGCAGACGTCGTCCTCGTTGGCAGATGAGTTGAGTGCCGCCACCGGTTCGACATCGGCCCGGCCTCATCTTGTCTTAAGGAAATATCATCCCAGACTCCGCCATGAAGACAGTTCACCCGACAGTGAAAGGATGGCTACCGATAGCGGCCATTCCACCGCTCATTCCCCCGATAACGGTCCCAAAAGTGTATCGCCTATACCTTGCAATACTCTGCAGAACACGGATTCAGCGTCGCCCAGCAGTACTCCAG gaAGCGGAGGCGTTCCGTTTACCCAACTGGAATTGCTCGAGGCGACGCATCGAGGTCTGCATAAGTTCATACCGCGGCATCATGACGAAATTGATCTTGAAATCGGAGACCCTATATACGTGCAAAAGGAGGCTGATGACCTCTGGTGTGAAG GCGTGAATTTGAGGACAGGCCGGCAAGGTATTTTTCCGTCTGCTTACGCAGTCGACATGGAATACAGCGATTTCGATCCCACCGCGCCCAAGgtgaagagagaaagatatcTTCTGGGTTACCTGGGCTCGGTGGAAACCCTGGCGCACAAGGGTACAGGAGTGGTTTGCCAGGCGGTACGAAGGATCCTTCGCAACTCCTCGCAGGATCCGCCTATTTCGCAGAGCTGCATTCTGGAGGTGTCCGATCAGGGTCTTCGAATGGTGGATAGAAGTAAACCACGG AAGAGTCAGGGTCCCTGTCACGACTATTTCTACTCGTTGAAGAACGTATCGTTTTGCGCGTTTCACCCTCGCGATCATCGCTACCTCGGCTTCATCACGAAGCACCCAACTCTGCAGAGGTTCGCTTGTCACGTGTTCATCGGTCAGGATTCTACGAGACCCGTCGCCGAAGCTGTCGG ACGCGCTTTTCATCGGTTCTACACGAAATTCATCGAGACTGCTTTCCCGATAGAAGATATCTACATTGAATAA
- the Aplip1 gene encoding JNK-interacting protein 1 isoform X2, which translates to MADSEFEEFRQYFERLPQHLKAPLSNYTLVHDVMIDDSPTSSQGSDGEVGRSCDAVTGDSEDEEVVVIHRHDNQSGHTTPDDSEELDHHCSIIADSDFSLFGGLSSRGRSVGGGGPGPGGGGITVSGNGGRDSVVSDVGDSCSSLNSWPTPEHVPANRPGSGGTERRRRRLPEIPKNKKSLPMCQTSMQTSSSLADELSAATGSTSARPHLVLRKYHPRLRHEDSSPDSERMATDSGHSTAHSPDNGPKSVSPIPCNTLQNTDSASPSSTPGSGGVPFTQLELLEATHRGLHKFIPRHHDEIDLEIGDPIYVQKEADDLWCEGVNLRTGRQGIFPSAYAVDMEYSDFDPTAPKVKRERYLLGYLGSVETLAHKGTGVVCQAVRRILRNSSQDPPISQSCILEVSDQGLRMVDRSKPRKSQGPCHDYFYSLKNVSFCAFHPRDHRYLGFITKHPTLQRFACHVFIGQDSTRPVAEAVGRAFHRFYTKFIETAFPIEDIYIE; encoded by the exons ATGGCCGACAGCGAATTTGAGGAATTCCGGCAGTACTTTGAGAGGCTGCCCCAGCACCTGAAAGCGCCGCTCTCTAACTACAC GCTCGTGCATGATGTGATGATCGATGATTCGCCCACATCCTCGCAAGGAAGCGACGGAGAAGTCGGCAGGTCCTGCGACGCCGTCACCGGCGATTCCGAAGATGAAGAAGTAGTCGTTATACACCGGCACGATAATCAAAGCGGACACACCACCCCCGATGACAGTGAAGAATTGGATCATCACTGCTCGATTATAGCTGACAGCGATTTTAG CTTGTTCGGTGGACTGAGCAGCAGGGGTCGATCGGTAGGCGGCGGCGGACCAGGACCGGGCGGGGGTGGCATTACGGTATCCGGCAACGGAGGTCGGGACAGCGTTGTTAGCGACGTCGGCGATTCGTGTTCCAGTTTGAACTCCTGGCCTACGCCAGAGCATGTACCGGCGAATCGACCCGGGAGCGGCGGTACTGAGCGCAGACGTCGGAGATTGCCGGAAATTCCGAAAAACAAGAAAT CTCTGCCCATGTGTCAGACGTCCATGCAGACGTCGTCCTCGTTGGCAGATGAGTTGAGTGCCGCCACCGGTTCGACATCGGCCCGGCCTCATCTTGTCTTAAGGAAATATCATCCCAGACTCCGCCATGAAGACAGTTCACCCGACAGTGAAAGGATGGCTACCGATAGCGGCCATTCCACCGCTCATTCCCCCGATAACGGTCCCAAAAGTGTATCGCCTATACCTTGCAATACTCTGCAGAACACGGATTCAGCGTCGCCCAGCAGTACTCCAG gaAGCGGAGGCGTTCCGTTTACCCAACTGGAATTGCTCGAGGCGACGCATCGAGGTCTGCATAAGTTCATACCGCGGCATCATGACGAAATTGATCTTGAAATCGGAGACCCTATATACGTGCAAAAGGAGGCTGATGACCTCTGGTGTGAAG GCGTGAATTTGAGGACAGGCCGGCAAGGTATTTTTCCGTCTGCTTACGCAGTCGACATGGAATACAGCGATTTCGATCCCACCGCGCCCAAGgtgaagagagaaagatatcTTCTGGGTTACCTGGGCTCGGTGGAAACCCTGGCGCACAAGGGTACAGGAGTGGTTTGCCAGGCGGTACGAAGGATCCTTCGCAACTCCTCGCAGGATCCGCCTATTTCGCAGAGCTGCATTCTGGAGGTGTCCGATCAGGGTCTTCGAATGGTGGATAGAAGTAAACCACGG AAGAGTCAGGGTCCCTGTCACGACTATTTCTACTCGTTGAAGAACGTATCGTTTTGCGCGTTTCACCCTCGCGATCATCGCTACCTCGGCTTCATCACGAAGCACCCAACTCTGCAGAGGTTCGCTTGTCACGTGTTCATCGGTCAGGATTCTACGAGACCCGTCGCCGAAGCTGTCGG ACGCGCTTTTCATCGGTTCTACACGAAATTCATCGAGACTGCTTTCCCGATAGAAGATATCTACATTGAATAA
- the Aplip1 gene encoding JNK-interacting protein 1 isoform X1, with amino-acid sequence MADSEFEEFRQYFERLPQHLKAPLSNYTLVHDVMIDDSPTSSQGSDGEVGRSCDAVTGDSEDEEVVVIHRHDNQSGHTTPDDSEELDHHCSIIADSDFRLVTSLFGGLSSRGRSVGGGGPGPGGGGITVSGNGGRDSVVSDVGDSCSSLNSWPTPEHVPANRPGSGGTERRRRRLPEIPKNKKSLPMCQTSMQTSSSLADELSAATGSTSARPHLVLRKYHPRLRHEDSSPDSERMATDSGHSTAHSPDNGPKSVSPIPCNTLQNTDSASPSSTPGSGGVPFTQLELLEATHRGLHKFIPRHHDEIDLEIGDPIYVQKEADDLWCEGVNLRTGRQGIFPSAYAVDMEYSDFDPTAPKVKRERYLLGYLGSVETLAHKGTGVVCQAVRRILRNSSQDPPISQSCILEVSDQGLRMVDRSKPRKSQGPCHDYFYSLKNVSFCAFHPRDHRYLGFITKHPTLQRFACHVFIGQDSTRPVAEAVGRAFHRFYTKFIETAFPIEDIYIE; translated from the exons ATGGCCGACAGCGAATTTGAGGAATTCCGGCAGTACTTTGAGAGGCTGCCCCAGCACCTGAAAGCGCCGCTCTCTAACTACAC GCTCGTGCATGATGTGATGATCGATGATTCGCCCACATCCTCGCAAGGAAGCGACGGAGAAGTCGGCAGGTCCTGCGACGCCGTCACCGGCGATTCCGAAGATGAAGAAGTAGTCGTTATACACCGGCACGATAATCAAAGCGGACACACCACCCCCGATGACAGTGAAGAATTGGATCATCACTGCTCGATTATAGCTGACAGCGATTTTAGGTTGGTAACGTC CTTGTTCGGTGGACTGAGCAGCAGGGGTCGATCGGTAGGCGGCGGCGGACCAGGACCGGGCGGGGGTGGCATTACGGTATCCGGCAACGGAGGTCGGGACAGCGTTGTTAGCGACGTCGGCGATTCGTGTTCCAGTTTGAACTCCTGGCCTACGCCAGAGCATGTACCGGCGAATCGACCCGGGAGCGGCGGTACTGAGCGCAGACGTCGGAGATTGCCGGAAATTCCGAAAAACAAGAAAT CTCTGCCCATGTGTCAGACGTCCATGCAGACGTCGTCCTCGTTGGCAGATGAGTTGAGTGCCGCCACCGGTTCGACATCGGCCCGGCCTCATCTTGTCTTAAGGAAATATCATCCCAGACTCCGCCATGAAGACAGTTCACCCGACAGTGAAAGGATGGCTACCGATAGCGGCCATTCCACCGCTCATTCCCCCGATAACGGTCCCAAAAGTGTATCGCCTATACCTTGCAATACTCTGCAGAACACGGATTCAGCGTCGCCCAGCAGTACTCCAG gaAGCGGAGGCGTTCCGTTTACCCAACTGGAATTGCTCGAGGCGACGCATCGAGGTCTGCATAAGTTCATACCGCGGCATCATGACGAAATTGATCTTGAAATCGGAGACCCTATATACGTGCAAAAGGAGGCTGATGACCTCTGGTGTGAAG GCGTGAATTTGAGGACAGGCCGGCAAGGTATTTTTCCGTCTGCTTACGCAGTCGACATGGAATACAGCGATTTCGATCCCACCGCGCCCAAGgtgaagagagaaagatatcTTCTGGGTTACCTGGGCTCGGTGGAAACCCTGGCGCACAAGGGTACAGGAGTGGTTTGCCAGGCGGTACGAAGGATCCTTCGCAACTCCTCGCAGGATCCGCCTATTTCGCAGAGCTGCATTCTGGAGGTGTCCGATCAGGGTCTTCGAATGGTGGATAGAAGTAAACCACGG AAGAGTCAGGGTCCCTGTCACGACTATTTCTACTCGTTGAAGAACGTATCGTTTTGCGCGTTTCACCCTCGCGATCATCGCTACCTCGGCTTCATCACGAAGCACCCAACTCTGCAGAGGTTCGCTTGTCACGTGTTCATCGGTCAGGATTCTACGAGACCCGTCGCCGAAGCTGTCGG ACGCGCTTTTCATCGGTTCTACACGAAATTCATCGAGACTGCTTTCCCGATAGAAGATATCTACATTGAATAA
- the LOC105678038 gene encoding suppressor APC domain-containing protein 2 isoform X2, which produces MAQIQTSTVDGLPKHFVSAMRTLFDIMDDQNTGFVKFVDIEGRWQDDGTQGLPKGVLDSLKKVTPPNGMLSFERFCAGLKICLLQIQAETNSKKHDSQPNRPPSAPILIPDNQNKAAWTSPNTAAIRPNNAISQQRTLSMPQLLANRKDMNAQLELMDGRNIGEPKVNKVYGPPKPPRTGAALENRMISQERNFDKSEIRTALQNWQMGLMMNDEKEKRQLQAVNYRSDTRTLLRPARALGDGKAVDIQSNQLGLQPKKPSNRRREPRRHTLQNGIDYNMMKRMKQIEQEKDVLLQGLAAVDKAREWYLKQISATQEKIKHLGRMGSHVEQWTEAQQERLELQRARVLEVNRHLAALISSWERGGLPLHMNLAFLSTPTSAQLQQDLLSRLKQQNHRLTEEVSKKSQRIALLEQEKDSLVRELYSRQSGLVQSRRATMIHEQHDQTFM; this is translated from the exons ATGGCGCAAATACAAACGTCAACGGTGGACGGACTGCCGAAGCACTTCGTCAGCGCGATGCGCACATTATTTGACATCATGGACGATCAGAACACCGGTTTCGTCAAGTTCGTTGACATCGAGGGTCGATGGCAGGACGATGGCACCCAGGGCTTGCCCAAGGGTGTGCTTGATAGCTTGAAGAAGGTCACGCCGCCGAACGGCATGCTATCATTTGAGAGATTCTGCGCGGGTCTGAAGATCTGTTTGCTGCAGATACAAGCAGAGACTAATTCTAAAAAGCATGACAGTCAGCCTAACAGACCACCGTCCGCGCCGATACTCATACCTGATAATCAGAACAAAGCGGCCTGGACCTCTCCCAACACTGCTGCCATACGACCCAACAATGCCATATCTCAGCAACGTACTCTTAGTATGCCTCAGTTACTGGCCAATCGCAAAGACATGAATGCGCAATTAGAATTGATGGACGGAAGGAACATTGGGGAACCAAAGGTCAATAAAGTATACGGTCCACCAAAACCACCAAGAACTGGTGCCGCTCTGGAAAATAGAATGATAAGTCAAGAGCGTAATTTTGACAAGTCTGAAATCAGGACTGCTTTACAAAACTGGCAAATGGGTCTCATGATGAACgatgagaaagagaaacgtcAGCTGCAAGCTGTAAATTATAGATCGGATACTAGGACACTGCTTAGACCAGCCAGAGCTTTAGGCGATGGTAAAGCAGTTGATATACAAAGTAATCAATTAGGTCTTCAACCCAAGAAACCATCAAATCGTCGCAGAGAGCCAAGGCGACATACGTTGCAGAATGGTATTGATTACAATATG atGAAAAGAATGAAGCAGATTGAACAAGAAAAGGATGTATTACTTCAAGGTCTAGCTGCTGTTGATAAAGCTAGGGAATGGTACTTGAAGCAAATTTCCGCTACACAAGAAAAGATCAAACATCTTGGACGAATGGGTTCTCATGTG gaGCAATGGACAGAAGCACAACAAGAACGCTTAGAACTGCAACGTGCGCGAGTCTTGGAAGTGAATCGACATCTAGCTGCCTTGATAAGTAGCTGGGAACGCGGTGGACTTCCACTTCATATGAATCTCGCTTTCTTGAGCACGCCGACTTCGGCTCAACTTCAACAGGATCTGTTGTCAAGGCTTAAACAGCAAAACCATAGATTAACTGAG gAAGTTAGCAAAAAGAGTCAACGAATAGCACTACTTGAGCAAGAAAAGGACAGCCTGGTTAGAGAATTGTACAGTAGACAATCTGGATTGGTTCAGTCTCGAAGAGCAACGATGATCCACGAACAACATGATCAAACATTCATGTAA
- the LOC105678038 gene encoding suppressor APC domain-containing protein 2 isoform X1, which translates to MAQIQTSTVDGLPKHFVSAMRTLFDIMDDQNTGFVKFVDIEGRWQDDGTQGLPKGVLDSLKKVTPPNGMLSFERFCAGLKICLLQIQAETNSKKHDSQPNRPPSAPILIPDNQNKAAWTSPNTAAIRPNNAISQQRTLSMPQLLANRKDMNAQLELMDGRNIGEPKVNKVYGPPKPPRTGAALENRMISQERNFDKSEIRTALQNWQMGLMMNDEKEKRQLQAVNYRSDTRTLLRPARALGDGKAVDIQSNQLGLQPKKPSNRRREPRRHTLQNGIDYNMMKRMKQIEQEKDVLLQGLAAVDKAREWYLKQISATQEKIKHLGRMGSHVEQWTEAQQERLELQRARVLEVNRHLAALISSWERGGLPLHMNLAFLSTPTSAQLQQDLLSRLKQQNHRLTEEVSKKSQRIALLEQEKDSLVRELYSRQSGLVQSRRATMIHEQHDQTFII; encoded by the exons ATGGCGCAAATACAAACGTCAACGGTGGACGGACTGCCGAAGCACTTCGTCAGCGCGATGCGCACATTATTTGACATCATGGACGATCAGAACACCGGTTTCGTCAAGTTCGTTGACATCGAGGGTCGATGGCAGGACGATGGCACCCAGGGCTTGCCCAAGGGTGTGCTTGATAGCTTGAAGAAGGTCACGCCGCCGAACGGCATGCTATCATTTGAGAGATTCTGCGCGGGTCTGAAGATCTGTTTGCTGCAGATACAAGCAGAGACTAATTCTAAAAAGCATGACAGTCAGCCTAACAGACCACCGTCCGCGCCGATACTCATACCTGATAATCAGAACAAAGCGGCCTGGACCTCTCCCAACACTGCTGCCATACGACCCAACAATGCCATATCTCAGCAACGTACTCTTAGTATGCCTCAGTTACTGGCCAATCGCAAAGACATGAATGCGCAATTAGAATTGATGGACGGAAGGAACATTGGGGAACCAAAGGTCAATAAAGTATACGGTCCACCAAAACCACCAAGAACTGGTGCCGCTCTGGAAAATAGAATGATAAGTCAAGAGCGTAATTTTGACAAGTCTGAAATCAGGACTGCTTTACAAAACTGGCAAATGGGTCTCATGATGAACgatgagaaagagaaacgtcAGCTGCAAGCTGTAAATTATAGATCGGATACTAGGACACTGCTTAGACCAGCCAGAGCTTTAGGCGATGGTAAAGCAGTTGATATACAAAGTAATCAATTAGGTCTTCAACCCAAGAAACCATCAAATCGTCGCAGAGAGCCAAGGCGACATACGTTGCAGAATGGTATTGATTACAATATG atGAAAAGAATGAAGCAGATTGAACAAGAAAAGGATGTATTACTTCAAGGTCTAGCTGCTGTTGATAAAGCTAGGGAATGGTACTTGAAGCAAATTTCCGCTACACAAGAAAAGATCAAACATCTTGGACGAATGGGTTCTCATGTG gaGCAATGGACAGAAGCACAACAAGAACGCTTAGAACTGCAACGTGCGCGAGTCTTGGAAGTGAATCGACATCTAGCTGCCTTGATAAGTAGCTGGGAACGCGGTGGACTTCCACTTCATATGAATCTCGCTTTCTTGAGCACGCCGACTTCGGCTCAACTTCAACAGGATCTGTTGTCAAGGCTTAAACAGCAAAACCATAGATTAACTGAG gAAGTTAGCAAAAAGAGTCAACGAATAGCACTACTTGAGCAAGAAAAGGACAGCCTGGTTAGAGAATTGTACAGTAGACAATCTGGATTGGTTCAGTCTCGAAGAGCAACGATGATCCACGAACAACATGATCAAACATTCAT aatataa
- the Aplip1 gene encoding JNK-interacting protein 1 isoform X4: MADSEFEEFRQYFERLPQHLKAPLSNYTLVHDVMIDDSPTSSQGSDGEVGRSCDAVTGDSEDEEVVVIHRHDNQSGHTTPDDSEELDHHCSIIADSDFSRGRSVGGGGPGPGGGGITVSGNGGRDSVVSDVGDSCSSLNSWPTPEHVPANRPGSGGTERRRRRLPEIPKNKKSLPMCQTSMQTSSSLADELSAATGSTSARPHLVLRKYHPRLRHEDSSPDSERMATDSGHSTAHSPDNGPKSVSPIPCNTLQNTDSASPSSTPGSGGVPFTQLELLEATHRGLHKFIPRHHDEIDLEIGDPIYVQKEADDLWCEGVNLRTGRQGIFPSAYAVDMEYSDFDPTAPKVKRERYLLGYLGSVETLAHKGTGVVCQAVRRILRNSSQDPPISQSCILEVSDQGLRMVDRSKPRKSQGPCHDYFYSLKNVSFCAFHPRDHRYLGFITKHPTLQRFACHVFIGQDSTRPVAEAVGRAFHRFYTKFIETAFPIEDIYIE; this comes from the exons ATGGCCGACAGCGAATTTGAGGAATTCCGGCAGTACTTTGAGAGGCTGCCCCAGCACCTGAAAGCGCCGCTCTCTAACTACAC GCTCGTGCATGATGTGATGATCGATGATTCGCCCACATCCTCGCAAGGAAGCGACGGAGAAGTCGGCAGGTCCTGCGACGCCGTCACCGGCGATTCCGAAGATGAAGAAGTAGTCGTTATACACCGGCACGATAATCAAAGCGGACACACCACCCCCGATGACAGTGAAGAATTGGATCATCACTGCTCGATTATAGCTGACAGCGATTTTAG CAGGGGTCGATCGGTAGGCGGCGGCGGACCAGGACCGGGCGGGGGTGGCATTACGGTATCCGGCAACGGAGGTCGGGACAGCGTTGTTAGCGACGTCGGCGATTCGTGTTCCAGTTTGAACTCCTGGCCTACGCCAGAGCATGTACCGGCGAATCGACCCGGGAGCGGCGGTACTGAGCGCAGACGTCGGAGATTGCCGGAAATTCCGAAAAACAAGAAAT CTCTGCCCATGTGTCAGACGTCCATGCAGACGTCGTCCTCGTTGGCAGATGAGTTGAGTGCCGCCACCGGTTCGACATCGGCCCGGCCTCATCTTGTCTTAAGGAAATATCATCCCAGACTCCGCCATGAAGACAGTTCACCCGACAGTGAAAGGATGGCTACCGATAGCGGCCATTCCACCGCTCATTCCCCCGATAACGGTCCCAAAAGTGTATCGCCTATACCTTGCAATACTCTGCAGAACACGGATTCAGCGTCGCCCAGCAGTACTCCAG gaAGCGGAGGCGTTCCGTTTACCCAACTGGAATTGCTCGAGGCGACGCATCGAGGTCTGCATAAGTTCATACCGCGGCATCATGACGAAATTGATCTTGAAATCGGAGACCCTATATACGTGCAAAAGGAGGCTGATGACCTCTGGTGTGAAG GCGTGAATTTGAGGACAGGCCGGCAAGGTATTTTTCCGTCTGCTTACGCAGTCGACATGGAATACAGCGATTTCGATCCCACCGCGCCCAAGgtgaagagagaaagatatcTTCTGGGTTACCTGGGCTCGGTGGAAACCCTGGCGCACAAGGGTACAGGAGTGGTTTGCCAGGCGGTACGAAGGATCCTTCGCAACTCCTCGCAGGATCCGCCTATTTCGCAGAGCTGCATTCTGGAGGTGTCCGATCAGGGTCTTCGAATGGTGGATAGAAGTAAACCACGG AAGAGTCAGGGTCCCTGTCACGACTATTTCTACTCGTTGAAGAACGTATCGTTTTGCGCGTTTCACCCTCGCGATCATCGCTACCTCGGCTTCATCACGAAGCACCCAACTCTGCAGAGGTTCGCTTGTCACGTGTTCATCGGTCAGGATTCTACGAGACCCGTCGCCGAAGCTGTCGG ACGCGCTTTTCATCGGTTCTACACGAAATTCATCGAGACTGCTTTCCCGATAGAAGATATCTACATTGAATAA
- the Trhn gene encoding tryptophan 5-hydroxylase 1, which translates to MKSFIRPMEITGTAVRRPITARSSLRRMRTDGETEVLRGPSKDSTSTLLLVFFKTLNCQSVTNLSVRRARYQEIHILLINKIINQRIFLRCFTNLFVVIFIMSGSGKSLLGVWLYRRGESWAVKEGSPLHKSRDIPVDETHHQVNDNKNSVIFSLKNQIGGLARALQVFQDLGINVVHIESRKSQRRGSEYDILVDVECDSKRMEQLMKLLSREVAAINLAHYEQIGNIPHAPSLSAAASFDFSEVDMPWFPRKISDLDRAQKVLMYGSELDADHPGFKDPVYRKRREEFAEIAYNYKYGQPIPRVQYTPEEIKTWGTVFRELHQLYQKYACKEYLENWPKLVKYCGYRENNIPQLQDVNVFLKRTTGFQLRPVAGYLTPRDFLSGLAFRVFHCTQYIRHSSDPFYTPEPDCCHELLGHMPLLANTSFAQFSQELGLASLGASDEDIDKLATLYFFTVEFGLCKQDGMFRVYGAGLLSSVAELRHAVSAPEKTMRFEPDITCKQECIITAFQNAYYYTDSIEEAKEKMRGFANQIQRPFGIRYNPYTQSVEVLTDAQKITAVVSELRGDLCIVSNALKKIHEQDDTVDVERITNMLTHGIEMPQDSSSSDSDQDDSPNAEEVRQQETNQQSHCNDKDIITTED; encoded by the exons ATGAAAAGTTTTATCCGACCAATGGAAATCACTGGTACCGCCGTGCGCCGCCCAATCACGGCGAGATCGTCATTGAGAAGGATGCGCACGGATGGGGAGACCGAGGTCTTAAGAGGACCTAGCAAGGATAGTACCAGCACACTGTTGCTCGTGTTCTTCAAGACATTGAATTGTCAATCGGTTACAAATCTGTCCGTACGTCGTGCAAGATATCAAGAAATACACATTCtgctaataaataaaattattaaccaaagaatttttttgcgctgttttacaaatctttttgtcgtaatatttatcatgagtGGGTCAGGAAAGAGCCTCCTTGGAGTGTGGTTGTACAGGAGAGGCGAGAGTTGGGCTGTCAAAGAAGGAAGTCCTCTGCACAAATCGCGCGAT ATTCCTGTGGATGAAACCCATCATCAAGTCAACGATAATAAGAATTCTgtgatattttctttgaaaaatcaaaTTGGTGGCTTGGCACGAGCACTTCAAGTATTTCAG GATTTAGGTATAAATGTCGTGCACATCGAATCAAGAAAGTCCCAGCGCCGCGGTTCCGAATACGATATCCTCGTAGACGTCGAGTGCGATTCGAAGCGGATGGAACAATTAATGAAGCTGCTGAGCCGCGAAGTAGCAGCTATCAATCTTGCTCATTATGAGCAAATTGGAAATATACCACACGCACCTTCCCTTTCAGCCGCGGCAAGTTTCG ATTTCAGTGAAGTAGATATGCCTTGGTTCCCACGCAAAATATCGGATCTCGATCGAGCGCAGAAAGTTCTCATGTACGGATCGGAACTGGATGCGGATCATCCC GGCTTCAAAGATCCCGTATATCGCAAACGTCGCGAAGAGTTTGCCGAAATCgcctataattataaata tGGTCAACCGATACCGAGAGTGCAATACACGCCGGAAGAAATCAAGACTTG GGGAACTGTTTTTCGCGAACTACATCAACTCTATCAAAAATACGCGTGCAAAGAATACCTGGAAAATTGGCCAAAGTTGGTTAAATACTGTGGATACAG AGAGAACAATATACCGCAACTGCAGGACGTGAATGTTTTTCTCAAAC GAACGACGGGATTTCAGCTTCGTCCGGTCGCAGGTTATCTCACGCCGCGGGACTTCCTCTCCGGGCTTGCATTTCGCGTATTCCACTGCACCCAATATATTCGACATTCTTCCGATCCATTTTACACGCCGGAACC AGATTGTTGCCATGAACTGCTGGGCCACATGCCGCTACTCGCCAACACGAGCTTCGCGCAATTCTCTCAAGAACTTGGTCTGGCTTCTCTCGGTGCATCAGACGAAGACATAGACAAATTGGCGACT CTATACTTCTTCACGGTAGAATTCGGGTTATGCAAACAAGATGGTATGTTTCGCGTTTATGGGGCCGGCTTGCTCTCGTCGGTGGCGGAATTGAGGCACGCGGTGTCCGCGCCCGAGAAAACCATGAGATTCGAACCGGACATCACGTGCAAGCAGGAATGCATCATCACCGCGTTCCAGAATGCATATTATTATACGGACAGCATAGAGGAAGCAAAAGAGAAGATGCG TGGATTTGCTAATCAAATTCAACGACCGTTCGGGATACGCTACAATCCGTACACCCAGTCGGTAGAAGTGCTGACTGATGCCCAGAAGATTACAGCGGTAGTCAGCGAGCTGCGAGGCGATCTTTGCATAGTGTCAAACGCTCTGAAAAAGATTCACGAACAGGACGACACTGTTGATGTCGAAAGGATAACGAACATGCTGACGCACGGTATAGAGATGCCGCAGGACAGCTCATCTTCGGACAGCGATCAGGATGATAGTCCTAACGCTGAGGAGGTTCGTCAACAAGAAACTAATCAGCAGTCGCATTGCaatgataaagatataatCACTACGGAAGATTAA